A single window of Synechococcus sp. CBW1004 DNA harbors:
- the zwf gene encoding glucose-6-phosphate dehydrogenase has translation MPSLLTNPLRVGLRQERVITPQCIVIFGASGDLTHRKLVPALFELYRQRRLPSEFAVLGCARRPWSDEEFRQKMAEALADEIREHPSAWDSFSQGLFYEPVDLQQSDHLVRLAGRLEAIDRLRATRGNRTFYLSVSPEFYGSGCRALAGAGLLADPERSRVVIEKPFGRDYGSAQALNKVVQACAKESQVFRIDHYLGKETVQNILVMRFANTIFEPIWNRNYIANVQITAAETVGVEERAGYYETSGALRDMVQNHLTQILALTAMEPPGRFDAEAIRNEKAKVLQAARLAREDEPWKCCVRGQYSRGGSAASPLPGYRDEPGVNPNSTTETYVAMKLFINNWRWQGVPFYLRTGKRLPKRLSEVVLTFREAPVHLFDAAGGAPTPNQLILRIQPDEGAEIRFEVKAPGSGMRSRPVDMAFSYDDSFGEPSDEGYVRLLADAMLGDPTLYTRSDEVEAAWRLYTPLLELIEEAPWQLPVHPYEARTWGPAAADNLMAEDGLVWRRP, from the coding sequence ATGCCTTCCCTGCTCACCAATCCGCTGCGGGTCGGTCTGCGCCAGGAGCGGGTGATCACGCCCCAGTGCATCGTGATCTTCGGGGCCAGCGGTGACCTCACCCACCGCAAACTGGTGCCCGCCCTGTTCGAGCTCTATCGCCAGCGGCGCCTGCCCAGTGAGTTCGCGGTGCTGGGATGCGCCCGCCGGCCCTGGAGCGACGAGGAGTTCCGCCAGAAGATGGCCGAAGCTCTCGCCGATGAGATCCGCGAACACCCCAGCGCCTGGGACTCGTTCAGCCAGGGTCTCTTCTACGAGCCGGTGGACCTGCAGCAGAGCGACCACCTGGTGCGCCTGGCGGGACGGCTCGAGGCGATCGACCGGTTGCGGGCCACCCGCGGCAACCGCACCTTCTACCTGTCGGTGTCACCGGAGTTCTATGGCAGCGGCTGCCGCGCCCTGGCGGGGGCGGGCCTGCTGGCCGATCCGGAGCGGAGCCGGGTGGTGATCGAGAAGCCCTTCGGCCGTGACTACGGCAGTGCTCAGGCCCTCAACAAGGTGGTGCAGGCCTGTGCCAAGGAAAGCCAGGTGTTCCGCATCGACCACTACCTAGGCAAGGAGACGGTCCAGAACATCCTGGTGATGCGTTTCGCCAACACGATCTTCGAGCCGATCTGGAACCGCAACTACATCGCCAACGTCCAGATCACGGCCGCCGAGACGGTGGGCGTCGAGGAGCGGGCCGGGTACTACGAAACCTCCGGGGCTCTGCGCGACATGGTGCAGAACCACCTCACCCAGATCCTGGCCCTCACCGCCATGGAGCCCCCCGGCCGCTTCGACGCCGAGGCGATTCGCAATGAAAAGGCCAAGGTGCTGCAGGCCGCCCGCCTCGCCCGCGAGGACGAGCCCTGGAAGTGCTGCGTGCGCGGTCAGTACAGCCGTGGTGGTTCCGCCGCCAGCCCGCTGCCGGGCTACCGCGATGAGCCGGGGGTGAATCCCAACAGCACCACGGAGACCTACGTGGCGATGAAGCTGTTCATCAACAACTGGCGCTGGCAGGGGGTGCCCTTCTACCTGCGCACCGGCAAGCGCCTGCCCAAGCGGCTCTCCGAGGTCGTGCTCACCTTCCGGGAGGCGCCGGTGCACCTGTTCGACGCCGCCGGTGGTGCCCCCACCCCGAACCAGCTGATCCTGCGCATCCAGCCCGATGAGGGTGCCGAGATCCGGTTCGAGGTGAAGGCCCCCGGCTCCGGCATGCGCAGCCGGCCGGTGGACATGGCCTTCTCCTACGACGACTCCTTCGGTGAACCCTCCGATGAGGGCTATGTGCGACTGCTGGCCGACGCCATGCTGGGCGACCCCACCCTCTACACCCGCAGCGACGAAGTGGAGGCCGCCTGGCGCCTGTACACCCCGCTGCTGGAGCTGATCGAGGAGGCTCCCTGGCAGCTGCCGGTGCATCCCTACGAAGCCCGCACCTGGGGCCCCGCCGCCGCCGACAACCTCATGGCCGAGGACGGTCTGGTCTGGCGCCGCCCCTGA
- a CDS encoding glucose-6-phosphate dehydrogenase assembly protein OpcA: protein MPAQLTLAAPLDVPPAEVSPYLERLWNQELEGSTGAATFTLIVWEPSWLEQQLVRLGRIDGPIRGLDRDDALEAAREAVPECGLPFSTAPMDPRLTWKLGALAGDHTAEDLRGQFVESAISGHMPRRLITLAPTLDASLALETMVAAYCPLPQEQGAGEACGDVIVLRGGIGALQQGLPLLQPLVGSDLPCWVWWNSSLDEPAEMLEALAPPPRRLVIDTSLGNPARCLQVLVDHIDRGQAVNDLNWLRLRSWRESLAMVFDPPSRRDALAHVVQMDIDVEGDHPVKGLLLAAWLADRLGWHLVDSQVIEEGGIAAEFQRTDGATVRFRLMPVPMGHPKAHPGAIVGLRLICQPPERAALCVILCSESGGCMRLESGGMASMQLVEEVVPLPEEKEEVELARLLGGGHDTTNPLLAAAAPVALDLLPQPAGAG, encoded by the coding sequence ATGCCTGCCCAGCTCACCCTTGCGGCCCCCCTGGACGTACCGCCTGCGGAGGTCAGCCCCTATCTCGAACGCCTCTGGAACCAGGAGCTGGAGGGCTCCACCGGAGCCGCCACCTTCACGTTGATCGTCTGGGAGCCCTCCTGGCTGGAGCAGCAGCTGGTGCGCCTCGGTCGGATCGATGGCCCGATCCGTGGCCTTGACCGTGATGATGCCCTCGAGGCGGCCCGCGAGGCGGTGCCGGAATGCGGTCTGCCGTTCAGTACCGCTCCGATGGATCCGCGCCTCACCTGGAAGCTCGGCGCCCTGGCCGGCGATCACACCGCCGAGGATCTGCGCGGTCAGTTCGTCGAGAGCGCCATCAGCGGTCACATGCCGCGGCGGCTGATCACCCTGGCGCCCACCCTCGATGCCTCTCTGGCGCTGGAGACGATGGTGGCGGCCTACTGCCCGCTGCCGCAGGAGCAGGGAGCCGGGGAAGCCTGCGGCGATGTGATCGTGCTCCGCGGTGGTATCGGGGCCCTGCAACAGGGGCTGCCCCTGCTGCAGCCCCTGGTGGGCAGCGATCTGCCCTGCTGGGTGTGGTGGAACAGCAGCCTCGATGAACCGGCCGAGATGCTGGAGGCGCTGGCACCGCCCCCCCGTCGCCTGGTGATCGATACGTCCCTGGGCAACCCGGCCCGCTGCCTGCAGGTGCTGGTGGACCACATCGACAGGGGGCAGGCCGTCAATGACCTCAACTGGCTGCGCCTGCGCAGCTGGCGCGAATCCCTGGCGATGGTGTTCGATCCCCCCTCCCGCCGGGATGCTCTGGCCCATGTGGTGCAGATGGACATCGACGTGGAGGGGGACCATCCGGTCAAGGGTCTGCTGCTGGCGGCCTGGCTCGCCGATCGCCTCGGCTGGCATCTGGTCGACAGCCAGGTGATCGAGGAGGGCGGCATCGCCGCCGAGTTCCAGCGCACGGACGGCGCCACGGTGCGGTTCCGGCTGATGCCTGTTCCGATGGGGCATCCCAAGGCGCACCCCGGTGCCATCGTCGGCCTTCGCCTGATCTGCCAGCCGCCCGAACGGGCGGCCCTGTGCGTGATCCTCTGCTCCGAGTCCGGCGGCTGCATGCGGCTGGAATCCGGCGGCATGGCCTCGATGCAGCTGGTGGAGGAGGTGGTGCCCCTGCCCGAGGAGAAGGAGGAGGTGGAGCTCGCCCGTCTGCTCGGCGGCGGCCACGACACCACCAATCCCCTGCTGGCGGCGGCGGCTCCCGTGGCCCTCGACCTGCTGCCCCAGCCTGCCGGCGCCGGTTGA
- a CDS encoding cobyrinate a,c-diamide synthase: MACVIAAPCSGSGKTLLSLCLAALARQRGASLQPFKVGPDYLDPQLLSEVAGRSCRNLDTQLCGEEWVRRCFRWHGSRTERVLVEGVMGLFDGRGPTSEGSTAEVAALLELPVVLVVEASRQAGSLAALVRGFRDHGPPQVTLAGVVLNRVGSERHRALLAEALAAIDVPLLGVLPHDPSLALPSRHLGLLPPGELEDLVERRRQWADLAARHLDLERLWPLLESPEPPPPGTVDPIHWVLERGRSGDGGDPALWLPLQAQADPCGVARAEGGTSGLLTASCSGGREGSSAGRLPSSLAVPPPEPDPSCRVPLPVAIASDQAFHFRYPEVSELLLALGLQPHPWSPLADAPLPAGCRAVLLPGGYPELHAEQLAASRRSLGALAAAARGRVPVVAECGGLLLLGQRLHDPDDRPHAMAGVLPFSARRGSLTLGYRQAEAHCDGLLVRRGERLIGHEFHRWQLRPDPPVPTDAAAVPWVEPRQSQALQADGEGARPLANRLIRTDWTAAPMATAPGLWQLEGWGWPGRPEGWTNAALHASWLHLHWAGCPVIPLRLAAAAASAVPLPTNGDFCSPRTPAPPRAGSAGG, encoded by the coding sequence TTGGCCTGTGTGATCGCCGCCCCCTGCAGCGGCAGCGGCAAGACTCTGCTCAGCCTCTGCCTGGCGGCCCTGGCCCGTCAGCGGGGCGCCAGCCTGCAACCCTTCAAGGTCGGACCGGACTACCTCGATCCCCAGCTGCTCTCAGAGGTGGCGGGCCGCAGCTGCCGCAATCTCGACACCCAGCTCTGCGGCGAGGAGTGGGTGCGCCGCTGCTTCCGCTGGCATGGCAGCCGCACCGAGCGGGTGCTGGTGGAGGGGGTGATGGGCCTGTTCGATGGAAGGGGGCCCACCAGCGAAGGCAGCACCGCTGAAGTGGCCGCTCTGCTCGAGCTTCCCGTTGTGCTGGTGGTGGAGGCCTCCCGCCAGGCGGGCTCGCTGGCGGCGCTGGTGCGTGGTTTCCGCGATCACGGCCCGCCGCAGGTGACCCTCGCGGGGGTGGTGCTCAACCGGGTGGGCAGTGAGCGCCACCGGGCCCTGCTGGCCGAGGCCCTCGCCGCCATCGACGTGCCGCTGCTGGGGGTGCTGCCCCACGATCCATCCCTCGCACTGCCATCCCGCCATCTCGGTCTGCTGCCGCCCGGCGAGCTGGAGGATCTGGTCGAGCGGCGCCGGCAGTGGGCCGATCTGGCCGCCCGCCATCTCGATCTGGAACGGCTCTGGCCGCTGCTGGAGTCTCCGGAACCCCCCCCTCCGGGAACGGTGGATCCGATTCACTGGGTGCTGGAGCGGGGCCGATCCGGGGACGGCGGGGATCCGGCTCTGTGGCTGCCTCTCCAGGCCCAGGCGGATCCATGCGGTGTCGCCCGCGCCGAGGGAGGGACCAGTGGGCTCCTGACCGCTTCCTGTTCCGGAGGACGGGAGGGCTCGTCGGCGGGTCGGCTGCCGTCCTCCCTGGCCGTGCCGCCGCCCGAACCTGACCCCTCCTGCCGGGTTCCGCTGCCGGTGGCGATCGCTAGCGATCAGGCCTTCCATTTCCGCTATCCCGAGGTCAGTGAGCTGCTGCTGGCGCTGGGCCTGCAGCCGCACCCCTGGAGTCCTCTGGCGGATGCGCCGCTGCCGGCCGGATGCCGTGCCGTGCTGCTCCCCGGCGGCTACCCCGAGCTCCATGCCGAGCAGCTGGCAGCCTCCCGGCGCAGCCTTGGCGCGCTGGCGGCGGCCGCGAGGGGGAGGGTGCCGGTTGTGGCGGAGTGTGGCGGCCTGCTGTTGCTGGGGCAACGCCTGCATGACCCCGACGATCGCCCCCACGCCATGGCCGGTGTGCTGCCGTTCTCGGCTCGGCGCGGCTCGCTCACCCTGGGGTATCGACAGGCCGAGGCGCACTGTGATGGCCTGCTGGTGCGCCGCGGCGAGCGACTGATCGGCCACGAGTTCCATCGCTGGCAGCTGCGGCCTGACCCGCCTGTCCCGACAGATGCGGCGGCGGTTCCGTGGGTCGAGCCGCGGCAGTCCCAGGCGCTTCAGGCGGATGGCGAGGGCGCTCGGCCACTCGCCAACAGGCTCATCCGTACGGATTGGACCGCTGCCCCGATGGCAACCGCGCCGGGGCTGTGGCAGCTTGAGGGCTGGGGTTGGCCGGGGAGACCGGAGGGATGGACGAACGCCGCGCTGCACGCGAGTTGGCTGCATCTCCACTGGGCTGGTTGCCCGGTGATCCCGCTGCGGCTGGCCGCCGCAGCCGCCAGCGCCGTGCCGCTGCCGACGAACGGCGATTTCTGCAGCCCCAGGACCCCCGCCCCACCCAGGGCAGGGAGCGCTGGCGGCTGA
- a CDS encoding acylphosphatase produces MQPQDPRPTQGRERWRLIVRGQVQGVGYRAICRRRAEELRLSGWVRNLPDGSVEVEAEGQTRDLGELLLWCERGPQGSQVSGVSSTRIAPTGSDWFEIRR; encoded by the coding sequence CTGCAGCCCCAGGACCCCCGCCCCACCCAGGGCAGGGAGCGCTGGCGGCTGATCGTGCGCGGCCAGGTGCAGGGGGTGGGCTATCGCGCCATCTGTCGCCGCCGCGCCGAGGAACTGCGGCTCAGTGGCTGGGTGCGCAATCTGCCCGATGGATCGGTGGAGGTGGAGGCCGAAGGTCAGACCCGGGATCTGGGGGAGCTGCTGCTCTGGTGCGAACGGGGGCCCCAGGGCTCCCAGGTGAGCGGCGTCAGCAGCACCCGGATCGCCCCCACTGGCTCCGACTGGTTCGAGATCCGCCGCTGA
- a CDS encoding GAP family protein encodes MAAAAAGLLNLASLAGELLGFALAISFSPLHIALLLLLLLGPDPLRRGGWFVAGWLLVSLLELTLLLALGHGLLLTMEKGSDHRTGLDLLAAGALMAVGLNELLSRGEEEAVPGWASRLDRFCARPLLPLLALSALIQVISPDDVFLYAKAGGSLLAAGFNRPEELVAVLLFSLATGLLLLVPLGALLVVGQERLQPWLERGKAWLYARADTLVGLVSLALAVYLGAQGVQGLRLA; translated from the coding sequence ATGGCCGCTGCTGCCGCCGGACTCCTGAACCTCGCCAGCCTTGCGGGTGAACTGCTGGGGTTTGCCCTGGCCATCTCCTTCAGCCCGCTTCACATCGCCCTGCTGCTGCTGCTGCTGCTCGGTCCCGATCCGCTGCGGCGGGGGGGATGGTTCGTGGCCGGCTGGCTCCTGGTGTCGCTGCTGGAGCTGACCCTGTTGCTGGCCCTTGGCCACGGCCTGCTGCTGACGATGGAGAAGGGCAGCGACCACCGCACCGGTCTTGATCTGCTGGCTGCCGGTGCCCTGATGGCCGTGGGGCTCAATGAGCTGCTCAGTCGTGGCGAGGAGGAGGCCGTGCCCGGCTGGGCTTCCAGGCTGGATCGCTTCTGCGCCAGGCCGCTGCTGCCGCTGCTGGCCCTCAGCGCCCTGATCCAGGTGATCAGTCCGGATGATGTCTTTCTGTATGCCAAGGCCGGCGGCAGTCTTCTGGCCGCCGGTTTCAACCGTCCCGAGGAGCTGGTGGCGGTGCTGCTGTTCAGCCTGGCGACGGGCCTGCTGCTGCTGGTGCCGCTGGGCGCTCTGCTGGTGGTCGGCCAGGAGCGGCTCCAGCCCTGGCTGGAACGCGGCAAGGCCTGGCTCTACGCGCGTGCGGACACCCTGGTGGGTCTGGTCAGCCTGGCTCTGGCGGTTTACCTGGGCGCCCAGGGGGTGCAGGGTCTGCGGTTGGCCTGA